In the genome of Planococcus donghaensis, the window ACGTCCAGAATCAAGCAAAAGTTCTGCTTTTGCTTGCTGCAAAAGGAGTTCTTCCGGCATTAGGTCTATCGCTTCATTTAAACGATTCTCAGCTGCCTCAAGCAAGCCTTGTAATTGGAACAAGTCTGCTAAGGTTACAAGCGCCTGCGCATACAATTCATCGTCTTTTGGAATTTCCATCAAGGCATTTAATGCATCATCTTCGCGGTCAGCATCAATCAACAAATTGGCTTTGTCGATCGTCAGTTGAGCTTCTTCCGGGAAGATGTATTGTAAATGTTCGAGTACTTTAATGGCTTCTTCGACAAAGCCTATTTCTGCTAGCCATTCAGATAAACCATATTGTTCATCTGGATCGCCTTTCAGCAAATAATCATCTAGTAAGGTGTTCAAAAGATTAGGATCTCCTTGTTCCACCGCTTTTTGTATTTGTTCAATATTCGCCATACTATCACCTATTCCTTCACATTCTTACCTTCATCCTACACGAAATACTGCTATTATCATAATAAAAAAACTCTCCATATGGAGAGTTAATTTGTCAGTAAATTCAGTTGTTCAAAAAAGTTCGGGTATGAAATCGAGATGCATTCTGGATCATCTATCGCAACTTCATCTGTTGCTACTAAAGCAGCGATGGCTGCCATCATTCCTAGGCGGTGATCGCCGTAAGAAGTCATTTTAGCACCTGTTAAAACGGTTGGACCGTGAATAATCATACCGTCTTCAGTTGCTTCAATATTCGCGCCCATTTTCGACAATTCGGTCACAACTGCAGCAATCCGATCTGTTTCTTTTACGCGTAATTCTTCAGCATCTTTAATCACAGTCGTTCCTTCTGCTTGTGTTGCGATCAAAGCAATTAGCGGAATTTCATCGATCAAACGAGGAATGAGATCACCACTAATTTCAGTACCTTTCAAAGTGCTAGAAGAAATGGTTAAGTCCGCTGAGCGTTCGCCCGCCGTTTCTTTTTCTTCTATTTCAATTATAGCGCCCATTTTTTCAACTACATCTAAAATACCTGTACGCGTTGGATTAATCCCAACATTTGTAAGAGTGACTTTACTATCTTCTGTGATCAATGCTGCTCCAATCATAAACGCTGCAGATGAAATGTCTCCAGGAACTTGAACGTGAGCTGCCGTCAACTTCTGCCCACCTTCGAGCTTAATTACGTGATTTTCACGGTTAACAGTTGCGCCAAAATGTTCCAACATAATTTCGGTATGATCACGAGATGCGATAGGTTCGTGAATGACCGTTTGACCATCCGCTTTTAAAGCTGCTAGAAGGATAGCAGATTTTACTTGTGCACTTGCAACTGGCAATGTATAGTCAATTGCTTTTAACTGAGTTCCTTGAACAGCTAACGGTGTAAATTGTCCATCTTGTCGCCCACGAATATCCGCCCCCATTTCACGGAGAGGATTGATAATACGCTTCATAGGGCGTTTAGCAATTGACTCATCTCCAGCCATCACAGAATGAAACGATGTGCTAGCTAATAGCCCAAGCATTAAACGGGTAGTCGTTCCAGAATTTCCTGTATCCAATACTTCAGATGGCTCTTTCCAAGACGCCTCACCTTCGCTTTGAATCGTGACCAAATCTTCTGTAACGTCAATTTGCACGCCGAGTTTTTTAAAACAAGAGATTGTACTTAAACAATCGTCTCCCATAAGAAAGCCTTCTACTGTTGTTGTACCTGTTGCGATTGATCCGAACATGATGGCCCGATGAGAAATAGATTTGTCTCCCGGGACCTGTATGCTGCCTTTTAAGCTTGGTTTTTTAAATGCTAACGATAATGCCATGGAGTCATCCATCCTCTCAGGAAATATATGTATCGTAAACTGTTCGTGACGAAATACACTTTTGTGCACGCGCACGGTCTTCGTTTGTTTGAAAACTAATAACAAGAATACCAAATACATCTTCACGCGTTTCTAAAATCCGAATATTGAC includes:
- the aroA gene encoding 3-phosphoshikimate 1-carboxyvinyltransferase — protein: MALSLAFKKPSLKGSIQVPGDKSISHRAIMFGSIATGTTTVEGFLMGDDCLSTISCFKKLGVQIDVTEDLVTIQSEGEASWKEPSEVLDTGNSGTTTRLMLGLLASTSFHSVMAGDESIAKRPMKRIINPLREMGADIRGRQDGQFTPLAVQGTQLKAIDYTLPVASAQVKSAILLAALKADGQTVIHEPIASRDHTEIMLEHFGATVNRENHVIKLEGGQKLTAAHVQVPGDISSAAFMIGAALITEDSKVTLTNVGINPTRTGILDVVEKMGAIIEIEEKETAGERSADLTISSSTLKGTEISGDLIPRLIDEIPLIALIATQAEGTTVIKDAEELRVKETDRIAAVVTELSKMGANIEATEDGMIIHGPTVLTGAKMTSYGDHRLGMMAAIAALVATDEVAIDDPECISISYPNFFEQLNLLTN